A single Verrucomicrobiaceae bacterium DNA region contains:
- a CDS encoding YHYH protein has product MPACGCLDAILTNLPRIAEAVLTRRELVGGAMKTLSALLLFATSLAAHDLATTDREALRAHILEEWMQKGARALLPASSENGGEAAKRNEAEKSLRAPLLASTASVVQLAAAAVANAANAPQTAKAFLPFTKLDLRADGEFLYVGSNGMPDHNMMVGITAWQQQVPLPQPYFDDNAWRIPLKPVPAKEPAMIKGRFLRGAIALAVNGIPIFNPQNNRGEISYEIGELDEWGGHCGRADDYHYHIAPLHLQAQVGKGMPVAYALDGYPIYGLTEPDGSPVANLDECHGHESPGGYHYHASNKYPYVFGGFHGEVVEAGEQVDPQPRAQGVREALTALRGAKITAFESTGKDSYKLSYEVNGDKRSVSYSIKADGTYPFHFDNGREGTADEVYTARRQGGGGGDRPPGGGAEGMKGKGKGKGQGKGGREGEMRRGDEPPPRPGEEGGRPPRPQAEVEGILDVNGDGVPMRWRRPKSSSTPSITIAMANSTPRNSMNSLATHLPVTPLDPVTMNLQHAKR; this is encoded by the coding sequence ATGCCTGCCTGCGGCTGCCTTGACGCAATCCTGACAAATCTCCCGAGAATCGCTGAAGCCGTTTTGACGCGTCGAGAGTTAGTAGGCGGTGCTATGAAAACGCTCTCTGCCCTTCTTCTATTCGCGACAAGCCTCGCCGCGCATGATCTGGCCACCACCGACCGCGAGGCGCTGCGGGCGCATATTCTCGAGGAGTGGATGCAGAAGGGAGCGCGGGCACTCCTGCCCGCATCTTCTGAAAATGGCGGCGAAGCCGCGAAGAGGAATGAAGCGGAGAAGAGTCTCCGCGCTCCTCTTCTCGCCTCCACGGCCTCGGTCGTCCAACTCGCCGCCGCGGCAGTCGCGAACGCGGCGAATGCCCCGCAGACCGCGAAGGCCTTTCTGCCCTTCACGAAGCTCGATCTGCGTGCGGATGGTGAGTTTCTCTATGTGGGCTCGAATGGCATGCCGGATCACAACATGATGGTCGGCATCACCGCGTGGCAGCAGCAGGTGCCGCTGCCGCAGCCGTATTTCGATGACAATGCCTGGCGCATTCCGCTGAAGCCGGTGCCAGCCAAGGAACCCGCCATGATCAAAGGTCGCTTCCTGCGCGGCGCGATCGCTTTGGCGGTGAATGGCATCCCGATCTTCAACCCGCAGAACAATCGCGGTGAGATCAGCTATGAAATCGGCGAGCTCGACGAGTGGGGCGGTCATTGCGGACGCGCGGATGATTATCACTACCACATCGCGCCGCTGCATTTGCAGGCGCAGGTGGGCAAAGGCATGCCGGTGGCTTATGCGCTCGATGGCTATCCGATCTATGGCCTCACGGAGCCGGATGGCTCGCCCGTGGCGAACCTCGACGAGTGCCACGGCCACGAATCGCCCGGCGGCTATCATTATCATGCTTCGAACAAGTATCCGTATGTCTTCGGTGGCTTCCACGGCGAGGTCGTGGAGGCGGGCGAGCAAGTGGATCCGCAACCACGTGCGCAAGGTGTGCGTGAGGCCCTCACGGCGCTTCGCGGTGCCAAGATCACCGCCTTCGAAAGCACCGGCAAGGACAGCTACAAGCTCAGCTACGAGGTGAATGGCGACAAACGCAGCGTCAGCTACTCGATCAAGGCCGATGGCACCTATCCCTTTCACTTCGACAATGGTCGCGAAGGCACGGCGGATGAAGTTTACACCGCACGTCGCCAAGGTGGCGGTGGTGGTGATCGTCCGCCCGGCGGCGGTGCTGAAGGCATGAAGGGCAAAGGAAAAGGCAAGGGACAGGGCAAAGGTGGTCGCGAAGGCGAGATGCGTCGCGGTGATGAACCGCCGCCCCGTCCCGGTGAAGAAGGCGGTCGCCCGCCGCGTCCGCAGGCCGAGGTGGAAGGCATCCTCGATGTGAATGGCGATGGCGTCCCGATGCGATGGCGAAGGCCAAAGAGCAGTTCAACACCTTCGATCACAATCGCGATGGCAAACTCGACACCCCGGAACTCGATGAACTCGCTGGCAACGCACCTGCCGGTGACGCCCCTCGACCCCGTGACAATGAACCTCCAGCACGCGAAGAGATGA
- a CDS encoding sulfatase, with protein MKILLLLLVAMSSFAAESPNFIFILSDDQDWTGLSVQMHPDLPNSKSDFYRTPNLEMLAAQGMRFSAAYAPAPVCSPTRISLQTGRNPAALGWTKAAPAEEGHRLIEGASRKHIGSEEVTVAELLHSAGYATAHFGKWHLGGGGPQAHGYDVSDGDTGNRDADQYVDPNPVDIFGMNERAEAFMKKQVDARKPFYMQMSYYALHLPENALKATRAFYEKQTPGRMHSNVDVAAITADLDTGVGRLLSAVEKLGLSRNTYIIYMSDNGGGGGGGGAGGGGKGKGKGGGGREQVRPLSAGKGGVSEGGIRVPLIIRGPGIAANSWCHQRVVGYDFLPTLCKLAGVKVALPTNLDGGDFSPLLRGAQEPVKRAREEMVFHFPHYQGDTPHSAILSGNMKLIHFYETGEDRLFDLDADLAERSDLAARSPDVTARLSRRLADYLKEVGAEMPKPNPNYDPAKEPARKGGAKGGKKPMK; from the coding sequence ATGAAAATCCTGCTTCTCCTCCTAGTCGCGATGAGCTCATTCGCAGCAGAGTCGCCAAACTTCATCTTCATTCTCTCCGATGACCAGGACTGGACGGGGCTGTCCGTGCAGATGCATCCTGATCTGCCGAACTCGAAGAGCGATTTTTACCGCACGCCGAATCTGGAGATGCTCGCAGCACAGGGCATGAGGTTTAGCGCAGCGTATGCGCCTGCTCCCGTGTGCTCGCCTACGCGGATCAGTTTGCAGACAGGGCGGAATCCTGCGGCACTGGGCTGGACAAAGGCTGCACCCGCAGAGGAAGGGCATCGTTTGATCGAAGGAGCCTCTCGCAAGCATATTGGCAGCGAGGAAGTCACTGTGGCGGAGTTACTGCATTCGGCGGGCTATGCGACGGCGCATTTTGGCAAGTGGCATCTCGGTGGTGGTGGGCCGCAGGCGCATGGTTACGACGTGAGTGATGGAGATACGGGCAATCGCGATGCGGATCAATATGTCGATCCGAACCCGGTGGACATCTTTGGCATGAATGAGCGAGCGGAGGCCTTCATGAAGAAGCAAGTCGATGCACGGAAGCCCTTCTACATGCAGATGTCCTACTACGCACTGCATCTGCCGGAGAACGCGCTCAAGGCCACGCGGGCCTTTTACGAAAAACAGACGCCCGGTCGCATGCACAGCAATGTGGATGTCGCCGCGATCACAGCGGATCTCGACACGGGCGTGGGACGCTTGCTGTCTGCTGTCGAAAAGCTCGGCCTCAGCAGAAACACCTACATTATCTACATGTCTGACAACGGCGGTGGTGGGGGTGGCGGCGGCGCTGGAGGCGGCGGCAAAGGAAAGGGGAAAGGCGGCGGTGGGCGTGAGCAAGTGCGGCCACTCAGTGCAGGGAAAGGCGGCGTGTCGGAGGGCGGTATCCGTGTGCCCTTAATCATCCGTGGCCCAGGCATCGCGGCGAACTCGTGGTGCCATCAACGAGTCGTGGGTTACGATTTTCTACCGACACTCTGCAAGCTAGCCGGTGTGAAAGTGGCGCTACCCACGAATCTCGATGGTGGCGATTTTTCGCCCTTGCTGCGGGGTGCCCAAGAACCGGTAAAGCGTGCTCGCGAGGAAATGGTGTTTCACTTCCCGCACTATCAGGGTGATACGCCGCACAGCGCGATCCTCAGTGGAAACATGAAGCTGATCCACTTCTACGAGACTGGGGAGGATAGACTCTTCGATCTCGATGCGGATCTGGCGGAGAGGAGTGATCTCGCTGCCAGGAGCCCGGATGTCACTGCACGCCTCTCCAGGCGACTCGCAGACTACTTAAAGGAAGTCGGCGCTGAAATGCCGAAGCCGAATCCCAACTATGACCCTGCTAAAGAGCCTGCGAGGAAGGGCGGGGCCAAAGGTGGGAAGAAGCCAATGAAGTGA
- a CDS encoding DUF808 domain-containing protein, producing MTSGLIALLDDVTALAKVAASSLDDAGAMAAKAGGKAAGIVIDDAAVTPRYVVGLSAERELPIIVKIAKGSLKNKLLILLPGALILSLVAPWIITPLLMAGGAFLCLEGYHKVVQIIRPDHHTEVDEAESAAPTTAEELEDERVTSAIRTDFILSAEIMAITLASVTSSPLWMQAFVLAVVGLGMTLLVYGVVALIVKADDAGVALARSGSGIVRSIGRGMVAGMPVFLKVLSFVGMIAMLWVGGGILIHGLHQMGVHGPEEAVHHSAEAFAGLLPALHGFLAWLGQAGIASILGVIVGALVDPFVNHVMLPLIARWRGKIRSLPRHRA from the coding sequence ATGACCTCTGGTCTCATTGCCCTGCTAGATGATGTCACCGCACTGGCCAAGGTGGCCGCATCTTCCCTGGATGATGCTGGCGCGATGGCCGCGAAAGCTGGTGGAAAAGCTGCGGGCATCGTCATCGACGATGCCGCTGTCACACCACGATACGTCGTGGGCCTGAGTGCCGAGCGCGAATTGCCCATCATCGTGAAAATCGCCAAAGGCTCTCTGAAAAACAAGCTGCTCATCCTCCTGCCTGGAGCCCTGATCCTGAGCCTCGTGGCTCCGTGGATCATCACTCCGCTGCTGATGGCTGGAGGTGCGTTTTTATGCCTAGAGGGCTATCACAAGGTGGTCCAGATCATCCGTCCAGACCATCATACCGAGGTGGATGAAGCAGAATCAGCCGCCCCGACCACTGCGGAGGAGCTGGAGGACGAACGCGTGACCAGCGCCATCCGCACGGACTTCATCCTCTCTGCCGAGATCATGGCTATCACGCTCGCATCTGTCACCAGCTCGCCATTGTGGATGCAGGCGTTTGTTCTCGCCGTGGTGGGTCTGGGCATGACATTGCTGGTCTATGGAGTCGTCGCACTGATCGTGAAAGCGGATGATGCGGGGGTAGCGCTGGCACGCTCTGGCAGTGGGATCGTTCGCAGCATCGGACGCGGAATGGTCGCCGGTATGCCAGTGTTTCTCAAAGTGCTGAGTTTCGTCGGTATGATCGCTATGCTTTGGGTAGGTGGTGGCATCCTCATCCATGGTCTGCATCAGATGGGTGTACACGGGCCTGAGGAGGCGGTGCATCACTCGGCGGAGGCTTTTGCTGGATTGTTGCCAGCTTTGCACGGCTTTCTGGCGTGGCTGGGGCAGGCGGGCATCGCATCCATCCTCGGTGTGATCGTCGGAGCCCTGGTCGATCCATTTGTGAATCATGTGATGCTGCCTCTCATCGCTCGCTGGAGGGGCAAGATAAGATCGTTGCCTCGCCACAGAGCTTGA
- a CDS encoding YbhB/YbcL family Raf kinase inhibitor-like protein — translation MKRGEGGGRGGKQETFVALPDQPRSSDGKFMLNSPVVEDLKNLPIEFTGDGVGISPPLEWIGAPSGTQSFALIMDHVTPDGDKKWYWTIYDIPSEVASLPKDSQRIGKLGTGFKGDAGYEPPHSKGPGAKTYVITMYALSGPLKVNNTPGREELIAAMKDKVLASSSLRVVHSSGSGAGSFRPRREPMRARNPKRGRQRKRQRWPSRPREAQHRRHDQTQRLCRQLVHALRQRPPRRRGQHSVHAAQCRQRRFPARVSHDHRRACEGQRRSEDRHGIRHQHRRRRPVHQFADGTVTNATWKAKTSSTAPSTPTPRTQKSSKSLFLPIGGPWTSTTAPGKTPRNTPSKKSIPNSPTSRTTSKVPSSSGATTSPSTTPSSSAPRSKNPAGRQDGTRSPISM, via the coding sequence ATGAAGCGCGGTGAAGGTGGAGGTCGTGGAGGCAAGCAGGAAACGTTCGTGGCACTGCCGGATCAGCCTCGCAGCAGCGATGGCAAGTTCATGCTCAATAGCCCCGTGGTGGAAGACCTCAAAAATCTGCCCATTGAGTTCACTGGAGACGGAGTCGGCATCAGCCCACCTCTCGAGTGGATCGGGGCACCCTCTGGCACACAGAGCTTCGCCTTGATCATGGATCATGTGACGCCTGATGGAGACAAGAAGTGGTATTGGACCATCTATGACATCCCCAGCGAAGTCGCAAGCCTGCCAAAGGACTCGCAACGCATTGGCAAGCTAGGCACTGGCTTCAAAGGTGACGCGGGCTACGAACCCCCGCACTCCAAGGGGCCTGGCGCAAAGACCTACGTGATCACGATGTACGCCCTCTCTGGCCCGCTGAAGGTGAATAACACTCCCGGTCGTGAAGAGCTCATCGCCGCGATGAAGGACAAGGTGCTCGCGAGTTCATCTCTGCGTGTCGTTCACAGCAGTGGATCAGGCGCAGGGTCATTCCGTCCCCGCCGAGAGCCAATGCGGGCCAGGAACCCAAAAAGGGGGCGGCAAAGGAAAAGGCAAAGGTGGCCCTCCCGGCCTCGTGAAGCCCAGCATCGCCGACACGATCAAACTCAACGTCTATGCCGACAATTGGTTCATGCTCTACGTCAACGGCCGCCTCGTCGCCGTGGACAGCATTCAGTTCACGCCGCACAATGTCGTCAGCGTCGATTTCCTGCCCGAGTATCCCATGACCATCGCCGTGCTTGCGAAGGACAACGCCGATCCGAAGACCGGCATGGAATACGGCACCAGCATCGGCGACGCCGGCCTGTGCATCAATTCGCCGACGGCACCGTCACCAACGCCACCTGGAAGGCCAAAACTTCTTCCACGGCCCCATCAACGCCGACACCGCGAACCCAAAAGTCATCCAAGAGCCTCTTCCTGCCAATTGGTGGACCGTGGACTTCGACGACAGCACCTGGAAAAACGCCAAGGAATACACCGTCGAAGAAGTCGATCCCAAACAGCCCTACTTCGAGAACGACTTCGAAGGTGCCAAGTTCATCTGGAGCGACGACATCGCCCTCGACAACACCGTCATCTTCCGCACCAAGGTCGAAAAACCCGGCTGGACGCCAAGATGGAACACGAAGCCCGATCTCGATGTGA
- a CDS encoding DUF1552 domain-containing protein gives MKTRRHFLQSKTALIALPALESLGFRRFASAAALSAPPKRLVFLGFGWGITTETWFPDSKQTGKDYTLPEGLKPLARHKADFSIVQGLWNKYSNEGHWGSTMWLTGANRFAEPGQTFHNSISADQVAAAKLGMETRFASLQLNGSENAEASGHGPGLSMAWDVSGKPIGGHKGPVEAFHRLFSKDTTPIEQQKAMLAQKRSVLDTVMENAKAMQRGLGKNDKAKLDEYFQGIRDIETRLAKDEQWIGVPQPKAPIPQPQEGLAGKEEIKIMYDIIVAAMQTDSTRVLTYRQPVSTLLTSIGIKVAPHDMSHYHSTMGEKLAASQQRDLVQSELLAGLLDKLKATKEADGSRLFDHVALAYGSNIRTEHNLDNCPTLLTGGGAGIKLGHNIVAPKDTPLCNTWLTLLHGIGVNAERHGDSSGVLKEIVA, from the coding sequence ATGAAAACCCGCCGCCACTTTCTCCAGTCTAAAACTGCGCTCATTGCTTTGCCCGCTTTGGAGTCGCTGGGCTTTCGTCGTTTTGCCTCGGCGGCTGCCTTATCGGCTCCGCCAAAGCGTTTGGTGTTCCTAGGCTTTGGCTGGGGCATCACGACGGAGACGTGGTTTCCGGACAGCAAGCAGACGGGGAAGGATTACACGCTGCCGGAGGGCCTAAAGCCGCTGGCGAGGCACAAGGCGGACTTTTCCATCGTACAGGGGCTTTGGAACAAATACTCGAACGAAGGCCACTGGGGCAGCACGATGTGGCTCACGGGCGCGAACCGCTTCGCGGAGCCTGGGCAGACGTTTCACAACAGCATCTCGGCGGATCAGGTCGCTGCGGCGAAGCTGGGCATGGAGACGCGTTTTGCTTCTCTTCAGCTCAATGGCAGCGAGAACGCGGAGGCCTCGGGACATGGGCCGGGGCTTTCGATGGCTTGGGATGTGAGCGGCAAACCCATCGGCGGTCACAAAGGCCCGGTGGAGGCGTTTCATCGGCTGTTTTCCAAGGACACGACGCCCATCGAGCAGCAGAAGGCGATGCTGGCGCAGAAGCGCAGCGTGCTGGACACGGTGATGGAGAACGCGAAGGCGATGCAGCGTGGCCTTGGCAAAAACGACAAGGCGAAGCTCGACGAATACTTCCAGGGCATCCGCGACATCGAGACGCGGCTCGCGAAGGACGAGCAATGGATCGGCGTGCCGCAGCCGAAGGCGCCGATCCCTCAGCCGCAGGAAGGCCTGGCGGGCAAAGAAGAGATCAAAATCATGTATGACATCATCGTCGCCGCGATGCAGACGGACAGCACCCGCGTGCTGACCTACCGCCAGCCGGTGAGTACGCTGCTGACGAGCATCGGCATCAAAGTGGCCCCGCATGACATGAGTCACTATCACTCGACCATGGGCGAAAAGCTCGCCGCTTCGCAGCAGCGCGATCTGGTGCAGAGCGAGCTGCTCGCTGGGCTCCTCGACAAGCTCAAAGCCACCAAGGAAGCCGATGGCAGCCGCCTCTTTGATCACGTCGCCCTCGCCTACGGCAGCAACATCCGCACGGAGCACAATCTCGACAACTGCCCCACGCTGCTCACCGGCGGCGGCGCGGGCATCAAGCTCGGACACAACATCGTGGCACCGAAAGACACGCCACTGTGCAACACTTGGCTCACTCTGCTGCATGGCATCGGCGTGAATGCCGAGCGGCATGGCGATAGCTCCGGCGTGCTGAAGGAGATCGTGGCGTGA